The following are from one region of the Hydrogenophaga sp. BPS33 genome:
- the rdgB gene encoding RdgB/HAM1 family non-canonical purine NTP pyrophosphatase, whose product MKLVLASNNPGKLAELQALFAPLGVELVRQSDLNIPEAPEPHRTFIENALAKARHAARESGLPALADDAGLCVEAFGGLPGVDTAYYATQFGYPKGDGNNVRALLEQMAHVSDRRAALVSTLVALRSADDPEPLVASGRAPGLITQQPIGDNGFGFDPVMYLPAFGKTFAQLPTEVKNANSHRGRAAQAMLELMRERWFAPAPTDAP is encoded by the coding sequence ATGAAGCTGGTGCTGGCCTCCAACAACCCGGGCAAGCTCGCCGAGCTGCAGGCGCTGTTCGCGCCGCTGGGCGTGGAGCTGGTGCGGCAGTCCGACCTGAACATTCCAGAAGCGCCTGAGCCGCACCGCACCTTCATCGAGAACGCGCTGGCCAAGGCGCGCCACGCGGCGCGCGAAAGCGGCCTGCCGGCGCTGGCCGACGATGCCGGCCTGTGCGTGGAGGCCTTCGGCGGCCTGCCGGGCGTGGACACCGCCTACTACGCCACGCAGTTCGGCTACCCCAAGGGCGACGGCAACAATGTGCGCGCCTTGCTGGAGCAGATGGCCCACGTGAGCGACCGCCGCGCCGCGCTCGTCAGCACCCTGGTGGCCCTGCGCAGCGCGGACGACCCCGAACCCCTCGTGGCCAGCGGCCGCGCACCCGGTCTCATCACGCAGCAGCCCATCGGTGACAACGGCTTCGGCTTCGACCCGGTGATGTACCTGCCAGCCTTCGGCAAGACCTTCGCGCAACTGCCCACCGAGGTGAAGAACGCGAACAGCCACCGTGGTCGCGCGGCGCAGGCCATGCTCGAACTGATGCGCGAACGCTGGTTCGCGCCCGCGCCCACCGACGCGCCATGA